Proteins encoded within one genomic window of Triticum aestivum cultivar Chinese Spring chromosome 2D, IWGSC CS RefSeq v2.1, whole genome shotgun sequence:
- the LOC123050021 gene encoding FCS-Like Zinc finger 1 yields MMKGAGAMSTMKPPSSPMFCVREADGHGHHFLEECSLCGKSLSGDIFMYRGDTPFCSEECRHQQIEVDRARHRRKKHAAAHAVSAARKEQHRQHHHHHHHHHHHRQHQQPEPEPQPRAAMVGSAPWADAGFAARSPALRV; encoded by the exons ATGATGAAGGGGGCCGGCGCCATGAGCACGATGAAGCCGCCGTCATCGCCCATGTTCTGCGTCCGCGAGGCGGACGGCCACGGCCACCACTTCCTCGAGGAGTGCTCCCTCTGCGGCAAGTCCCTCTCCGGCGACATCTTCATGTACAG AGGTGACACGCCGTTCTGCAGCGAGGAGTGCAGGCATCAGCAGATCGAGGTGGACAGGGCGAGGCACCGGCGGAAGAAGCACGCGGCGGCGCACGCGGTGTCGGCGGCGCGGAAGGAGCAGCACCGGcagcaccaccatcaccaccaccaccatcaccatcaccgtcagcaccagcagccggagccggagccgcagccgcgggcgGCTATGGTGGGCTCCGCCCCGTGGGCCGACGCCGGGTTCGCCGCGAGGAGCCCCGCGTTGCGCGTGTGA